In one window of Duganella dendranthematis DNA:
- a CDS encoding alpha/beta hydrolase, with translation MPVLSAVLAAALLAAPPCVEPPPDPSNTYDAPHTYDKLVRDYPDIHIASDALPPGVRKVADQVYAQYGARCLKLDLYRPPGDKLPVVLFVHGGGWKSGYRSEFVPMALRLTQHGYAAVTLSYRLSGEARYPAAVQDVQDAVRWVRAHAVEFGLDAQRIALAGGSAGGQIASLAGVTAGGDVKGIVNIDGLSDFTTELALKYENDPKKNPSSAGAWFGGRYEEQPVLWREASPIRYVHAGMPPILFIGSAQPRFSAGREAMREQMTALGVASDELILPGTPHSFWLFDPWLQPTVDKTVTFLQQYLQ, from the coding sequence ATGCCTGTCCTGAGTGCCGTTCTTGCCGCCGCTTTGCTGGCCGCGCCGCCGTGCGTGGAGCCGCCGCCTGATCCGTCCAATACCTACGATGCGCCGCACACCTACGACAAGCTGGTGCGCGACTATCCCGACATCCATATCGCCAGCGATGCGCTGCCGCCCGGCGTGCGCAAGGTCGCCGATCAGGTCTACGCCCAATACGGCGCCCGCTGCCTCAAGCTGGACCTGTACCGCCCGCCCGGCGATAAGCTGCCGGTGGTGCTGTTCGTCCACGGCGGCGGCTGGAAGTCCGGCTACCGTTCCGAATTCGTGCCGATGGCGCTGCGGCTGACCCAGCACGGCTACGCGGCGGTCACGCTCAGCTATCGACTGTCCGGCGAAGCACGCTATCCGGCTGCGGTGCAGGACGTGCAGGACGCGGTGCGCTGGGTGCGCGCGCATGCGGTGGAATTCGGCCTCGATGCGCAGCGCATCGCCTTGGCCGGTGGCTCGGCCGGCGGCCAGATCGCCAGTCTGGCCGGCGTCACGGCCGGCGGCGACGTCAAGGGCATCGTCAATATCGACGGCCTGTCCGACTTCACTACCGAACTGGCGCTGAAGTACGAGAACGATCCGAAGAAAAATCCGTCCTCGGCCGGCGCCTGGTTCGGCGGCCGGTACGAAGAGCAGCCGGTGCTGTGGCGCGAAGCCTCGCCGATCCGGTACGTCCACGCCGGCATGCCGCCGATTTTATTTATCGGCAGCGCGCAGCCGCGTTTTTCCGCCGGCCGCGAAGCGATGCGGGAGCAAATGACGGCGCTCGGCGTCGCCAGCGACGAGCTGATCTTGCCCGGCACGCCCCATTCATTCTGGCTGTTCGACCCCTGGCTCCAGCCAACGGTGGACAAGACCGTCACATTCTTGCAGCAATACTTGCAGTAG
- a CDS encoding TonB-dependent receptor, with protein sequence MNLHVPQSGKRLLTPISLAIFALMTNAHVYAADAAPAAADAQAGQAAPAAEQSAPQAAPADSGKITEVYVTATKRTTSLQKTPVAVTALNAAALDDNHVQTIQDVVNLVPGFSATGQGDHGVITMTMRGIGNDSAKTEYADPEVASFVDGVYSPRPEGATALLFDLDAIEVLRGPQGTLWGRNSTVGAVNMQTVKPEIGSNAGNFELGYGNYARIGARGALNIPINSTMAMRVSVVHEQHDGYVDYQAPNIPSLASQQAAAAPVIAAWNTAHPTNPIAFQPINPNNYVRMGKKYSAQDQSAARLSFLWQPSADLKWNISYEHYVDRGTPSINLLQQQRPGQDFWSALVDTAPSVDRESNSVRSRVDWQINPDIAMAYIAGYSRFNGSSTFDQDGGANPATSFTTATSSASAGYQANNTVGSKYKNYSHELEFMSTGKREVDWLLGLYYANEDNSIRFDIPIMNGTEQGTISWQGSFVQPKETVDSTAAFGQATWNIADAWHLTGGFRYTSDKRKNIGGTNNNFSDYDSPLVPISPSSDPLSPSSGFTTYQRNDGVYKDHKLTGLGRISYDIDKNNMVFASVSTGYKSGGLQDGGRPYGSETLTNYEVGSKSTFLGGKVRMNNSAYYEKFKGFQFSAPVTNPDGTRGLATNNAEGANVWGLETEIAAKITPVDRVQFTAAYTHAKLKKLIGGSNDYVLPKCSIPDISTCLDVTGNDMPHAPKFAMQLQYQHSFELADGTLIPRISTHYETASWLSVFNLGDPDRQKAYNRTDIGLRYDAQAKWYFDAFVRNVEDGKIKTSAMNANGPWQAQYLPPRTFGINVGRSF encoded by the coding sequence ATGAACCTGCACGTACCGCAATCCGGGAAGCGTTTGCTCACCCCTATTTCCTTGGCCATCTTCGCCCTGATGACCAACGCCCACGTTTATGCCGCCGATGCCGCTCCAGCCGCCGCCGATGCGCAGGCCGGCCAGGCCGCACCCGCCGCTGAACAATCTGCACCTCAGGCCGCACCAGCCGATAGCGGCAAAATTACGGAAGTCTACGTTACCGCTACCAAACGCACGACCTCGCTGCAAAAGACCCCGGTGGCGGTGACCGCGCTCAACGCGGCTGCGCTGGACGACAACCACGTCCAGACCATTCAGGACGTGGTCAACCTGGTGCCGGGCTTCTCGGCCACCGGCCAGGGCGACCACGGCGTGATCACCATGACCATGCGCGGCATCGGCAACGATTCGGCCAAGACCGAATACGCCGACCCGGAAGTGGCCTCGTTCGTTGACGGCGTCTACTCGCCGCGTCCGGAAGGCGCCACCGCGCTGCTGTTCGACCTGGACGCGATCGAAGTGCTGCGCGGCCCGCAAGGCACGCTGTGGGGCCGTAACTCCACCGTCGGCGCGGTCAACATGCAGACCGTCAAACCGGAAATCGGCAGCAATGCCGGCAACTTCGAACTGGGCTACGGCAACTACGCCCGTATCGGCGCGCGCGGCGCGCTGAACATCCCGATCAACAGCACCATGGCGATGCGCGTGTCGGTGGTGCATGAGCAGCACGACGGCTATGTCGACTACCAGGCGCCGAACATCCCGTCGCTGGCGTCGCAGCAGGCTGCCGCCGCACCGGTGATCGCCGCGTGGAACACCGCGCACCCGACCAATCCGATCGCCTTCCAGCCGATCAACCCGAACAACTACGTTCGCATGGGCAAGAAGTACAGCGCCCAGGACCAGAGCGCGGCGCGCCTGAGCTTCCTGTGGCAGCCGTCTGCCGACCTGAAGTGGAACATCTCGTACGAGCACTACGTTGACCGCGGCACCCCGAGCATCAACCTGCTGCAACAGCAGCGCCCGGGCCAGGACTTCTGGTCGGCGCTGGTGGACACCGCGCCGAGCGTGGACCGCGAGTCGAACTCGGTGCGCAGCCGCGTCGACTGGCAGATCAACCCCGACATCGCAATGGCCTACATCGCCGGCTACTCGCGCTTCAACGGTTCGTCGACCTTCGACCAGGACGGCGGCGCCAATCCGGCCACCAGCTTCACCACCGCCACGAGCAGCGCCAGCGCCGGCTACCAGGCCAACAACACCGTCGGTTCCAAGTACAAGAACTACAGCCACGAGCTGGAATTCATGTCGACCGGCAAGCGTGAAGTCGATTGGCTGCTGGGCCTGTACTACGCCAACGAAGACAACAGCATCCGCTTCGACATCCCGATCATGAACGGCACCGAGCAGGGCACCATCAGCTGGCAGGGTTCCTTCGTGCAGCCGAAGGAAACGGTCGATTCGACCGCCGCCTTCGGCCAGGCCACCTGGAACATCGCCGACGCCTGGCACCTGACCGGCGGCTTCCGCTACACCTCGGACAAGCGCAAGAACATCGGCGGCACCAACAATAACTTCTCGGACTACGATTCGCCGCTGGTGCCGATCAGCCCGTCATCCGATCCGCTGTCGCCATCGTCCGGCTTCACCACCTACCAGCGCAACGACGGCGTGTACAAGGACCACAAGCTGACCGGCCTGGGCCGTATCAGCTATGACATCGACAAGAACAATATGGTGTTCGCGTCGGTCTCGACCGGCTACAAGTCGGGCGGTCTGCAGGATGGCGGCCGTCCCTACGGTTCGGAAACGCTGACCAACTACGAAGTCGGTTCCAAGTCGACCTTCCTGGGCGGCAAAGTGCGGATGAACAATTCGGCCTACTACGAGAAATTCAAGGGCTTCCAGTTCAGCGCGCCGGTCACCAATCCTGACGGCACCCGCGGCCTGGCCACCAACAACGCCGAAGGCGCCAATGTCTGGGGCCTGGAAACCGAGATCGCCGCCAAGATCACGCCGGTGGACCGCGTGCAGTTCACCGCCGCCTACACCCATGCCAAGCTGAAGAAACTGATCGGCGGCAGCAACGATTACGTGCTGCCGAAGTGCTCGATCCCTGACATCAGCACCTGCTTGGACGTGACCGGCAACGACATGCCGCACGCGCCGAAGTTCGCCATGCAGCTGCAATACCAGCACAGCTTCGAACTGGCCGACGGCACGCTGATTCCGCGCATCAGCACCCACTACGAAACCGCCAGCTGGCTGAGCGTGTTCAACCTGGGTGATCCGGATCGTCAGAAAGCCTACAACCGTACCGACATCGGCCTGCGTTACGACGCCCAGGCGAAATGGTACTTCGACGCCTTCGTCCGCAACGTCGAAGACGGCAAGATCAAGACCAGCGCCATGAACGCCAATGGTCCGTGGCAAGCGCAGTACCTGCCGCCACGCACCTTCGGCATCAACGTGGGCCGCTCGTTCTAA
- a CDS encoding tryptophan halogenase family protein yields MKTLPKDGIKQVLIVGGGTAGWLTACFLAKQLGTGADAGSVRITLVESREIGIIGVGEGTFPSIRGTLATIGIDEARFIRECNGTFKQGIRFNHWVREPGAAGADHYFHPFSLPSQRPGGPELLPYWLQGAAGPGVAFAAAATMQKRVADASRAPKRPADPDFNGPLNYAYHFDAGKFAALLCTHAQSLGVQHVQATVERVGLDADGAIGAIHTKEAGVLTADLYIDCTGFRAALIGEALGTSFRNINDVLFVDRALAMQVPYERPDAPIPSYTIATAHEAGWTWDIGLHQRRGIGYVYSSRHTDDSRAEEVLRGYIGKAADGLNPRQLKLNVGYREQHWVKNCVAVGLSGGFLEPLESSGIGLIETAAYLVSYLFPHDGDFEPVAKVYNEMMKARYERIVDFVKLHYCLTQRKDNAFWTDNADAASIPDSLRDKLAMWRKRAPHRMDFVVDYEMYPPSSWQYVLYGMEYPTDLYANAKTLPRMEEARKEFAMIEQVSHRALADLPDHRAMVEHLLQRGERKIA; encoded by the coding sequence ATGAAAACGTTACCAAAAGATGGCATCAAACAAGTGTTGATCGTCGGCGGCGGGACTGCCGGCTGGCTGACGGCGTGCTTTTTAGCCAAGCAACTGGGCACCGGCGCGGACGCCGGCAGCGTGCGCATTACGCTGGTGGAGTCCAGGGAAATCGGCATCATCGGCGTCGGCGAAGGCACTTTCCCGTCGATTCGCGGCACGCTAGCCACCATCGGCATCGATGAAGCCCGCTTCATCCGCGAGTGCAACGGCACGTTCAAACAGGGCATCCGCTTCAACCACTGGGTGCGCGAACCGGGTGCGGCCGGCGCCGACCACTATTTCCACCCCTTCAGCCTGCCGAGCCAGCGCCCCGGCGGTCCGGAACTGCTGCCGTACTGGCTGCAGGGCGCAGCAGGCCCCGGCGTGGCGTTCGCCGCTGCGGCCACCATGCAAAAGCGCGTGGCCGATGCGTCGCGCGCACCCAAGCGTCCGGCCGATCCCGACTTCAACGGCCCGCTGAATTATGCCTATCACTTCGACGCCGGCAAATTCGCCGCCCTTCTGTGCACCCATGCGCAGTCGCTGGGTGTACAACATGTGCAGGCCACGGTGGAACGGGTGGGGCTGGACGCCGATGGCGCCATCGGCGCGATCCACACCAAGGAAGCCGGCGTGCTGACGGCCGACCTGTACATCGACTGCACCGGCTTCCGCGCGGCGCTGATCGGCGAGGCGCTGGGTACCAGCTTCCGCAACATTAACGACGTGCTGTTTGTCGACCGCGCGCTGGCGATGCAAGTGCCGTACGAGCGTCCGGATGCGCCGATTCCGTCCTACACCATCGCCACCGCGCACGAAGCGGGATGGACCTGGGACATCGGCCTGCACCAGCGGCGCGGCATCGGCTATGTGTATTCCAGCCGCCATACCGATGACAGCCGCGCCGAAGAAGTCCTGCGCGGCTATATCGGCAAGGCCGCCGACGGCCTGAATCCGCGCCAGCTCAAGCTGAACGTCGGCTACCGCGAACAGCACTGGGTGAAGAACTGCGTGGCGGTCGGTTTGTCGGGCGGCTTCCTGGAGCCGCTGGAATCGTCCGGCATCGGCCTGATTGAAACGGCTGCTTATCTGGTCAGCTACCTGTTCCCGCATGACGGCGACTTTGAACCGGTGGCCAAGGTGTACAACGAGATGATGAAGGCGCGCTACGAGCGCATCGTCGATTTCGTCAAGCTGCACTACTGCCTCACGCAGCGCAAGGACAACGCTTTCTGGACCGATAACGCCGATGCGGCCAGCATTCCGGATTCATTGCGGGACAAGCTGGCCATGTGGCGCAAGCGCGCGCCGCACCGCATGGACTTCGTGGTGGACTACGAGATGTATCCGCCATCGAGCTGGCAGTATGTGTTGTATGGGATGGAGTATCCGACCGACTTGTACGCCAACGCCAAAACACTGCCGCGCATGGAGGAAGCCCGCAAGGAGTTCGCCATGATCGAGCAGGTGTCACACCGCGCGCTGGCCGACCTGCCCGACCACCGCGCCATGGTGGAACACCTGCTGCAACGCGGCGAACGAAAAATTGCCTGA
- a CDS encoding MFS transporter: MNHVGPQQRLSTRLAFLAAGLAMSAWAPLVPFAKTRLALGEAELGLLLLCLGAGSLVAMPVTGILTSRYGCRLVVLISGAFTCLFVPGLAYAPTPLLLGATLFAVGASIGTLDVAMNVQAVIVERESGGSLMSGFHGLFSVGGFIGAGLMALMLWAGMTPTASTAVVAALVALSLILCAPHLLREPDAAERDGPLFVVPHGAVILIGALCFLSFLAEGAILDWSALLLTVEQGLDASRGGLGYAAFAIAMTVGRLTGDRVVRALGGKRVLLLGGLCGAAGFFLSVLASSAPLALVGFVLIGLGASNVVPILFTAAGNQTSMPASLAIAAVTTLGYAGILAGPAMIGFVAHVSSLNLAFGGLGCFMLLIAASARLGAARKA, encoded by the coding sequence ATGAACCACGTCGGACCGCAACAGCGTTTATCTACCCGTCTCGCATTTCTGGCCGCCGGCCTGGCCATGTCGGCCTGGGCGCCGCTGGTGCCGTTCGCCAAAACGCGGCTGGCGCTGGGCGAGGCGGAACTGGGCCTGCTGTTGTTGTGCCTCGGCGCCGGTTCGCTGGTGGCGATGCCGGTGACCGGCATCCTGACGTCGCGCTACGGCTGCCGGCTGGTGGTGCTGATCTCCGGCGCCTTTACCTGTTTGTTCGTGCCCGGCCTGGCCTACGCGCCGACGCCGCTGCTGTTGGGCGCCACGCTGTTTGCGGTCGGCGCATCAATCGGCACACTGGATGTGGCGATGAATGTGCAGGCGGTGATCGTCGAGCGCGAAAGCGGCGGTTCGCTGATGTCCGGCTTCCATGGCCTGTTCAGCGTCGGCGGCTTCATCGGCGCCGGTTTGATGGCGCTGATGCTGTGGGCCGGCATGACGCCGACCGCCTCGACTGCCGTGGTTGCGGCGCTTGTGGCCTTGTCGTTGATTTTGTGCGCGCCGCATCTGCTGCGCGAGCCGGATGCGGCGGAGCGCGACGGGCCGCTGTTCGTGGTGCCGCATGGCGCGGTGATTTTGATCGGCGCGCTGTGCTTCCTGTCGTTCCTGGCCGAGGGCGCGATTCTCGACTGGAGCGCGCTGCTGCTGACGGTGGAGCAGGGGCTGGACGCCAGCCGTGGCGGCCTCGGTTACGCGGCGTTCGCGATCGCCATGACGGTTGGCCGTCTCACCGGCGACCGCGTGGTGCGCGCCTTGGGCGGCAAGCGTGTGCTGCTGCTGGGCGGCTTGTGCGGCGCGGCTGGGTTCTTCCTGTCGGTGCTGGCGTCGTCCGCGCCGCTGGCGCTGGTGGGCTTTGTGCTGATTGGACTGGGGGCGTCGAACGTGGTGCCGATTCTGTTCACGGCGGCCGGCAACCAGACCTCGATGCCGGCCAGCCTGGCGATTGCCGCCGTCACCACGCTAGGTTACGCCGGCATTCTGGCCGGGCCGGCGATGATCGGCTTCGTCGCGCACGTGTCGAGTTTAAACCTGGCCTTTGGCGGGCTGGGTTGCTTCATGCTGCTGATCGCCGCCAGCGCCCGATTGGGCGCTGCCCGCAAAGCCTGA